The genomic segment TGAGGCCCGGGCAGAGCCTCTTCGACATCACCCGCCGGGCCCTGGACGGCCTGGAGCAGGTCATGGCAAGAGAAAGGCCGGACCTGGTGCTGGTGCACGGCGATACCACCACCACCTTTGTGGCCGCTTTAACCGCCTTCTATTTTCAAATACCGGTGGGCCACGTGGAGGCGGGCCTGCGCACGGGGGACAAATATTCCCCCTTTCCCGAGGAAATAAACCGCCACCTCACGGCGGTGGTGGCCGACCTGCACTTTGCCCCTACCGCCACCGCCCGGGATAACCTGCTGCGGGAAGGGGTGGCCCCGGAAAAGATCTTTGTCACGGGAAATACCGTCATTGACGCCCTGCTGGCCACCGTGGACCCGGATTACCGGTTCGGCGATGCCCGCCTGGCCGGTATAGATTACCGGCGCCGGCGGGTGCTGCTGGTGACCACCCACCGCCGGGAGAACCTTGGCGAACCCATGCGGGAGATTTACCTGGCCCTGCGGGATATCGTTGCCCTTTATCCCGATGTGGAGGTAGTCTTTCCCGTGCATAAGAACCCGGCGGTACGCGGGATAGTGCAGGAGGTGCTGGGGGAACTGCCCCGGGTTCACCTCATCGAGCCCCTTTCTTACCAGCCCTTCGTAAACTTGATGAACCGCTGCTACCTGGTACTCACCGACTCGGGCGGGTTGCAGGAAGAGGCCCCGGCCCTGGGCAAGCCTGTACTGGTGCTGCGCAACACCACCGAACGTCCCGAAGCCATCCGGGCCGGTACCGTGCGCCTGGTGGGTACAACCCGGGAGGCGATTTTCAACGAAACCAGGCGCTTGCTGGAAGACGCAGCCCATTACCGGCAAATGGCCGAAGCGGTGAACCCCTATGGGGACGGCCGGGCTTCCCGGCGCATCTGCCAGGCCATTCTGTACCATTTCGGCTCGAGCGACGAACCGCCGGAGCCTTTTGTCACTCCTGAATATTAAGCTAAAGAGGTACGCCGGAGTACAATTAAGGCACGTAGTCGCCTGTTTAATGGCAATTCTTCTTATTCAAAAAAAGTCTTCCGGCGGTGAAGGAATAAACGACTTTATGTAGAACAATAACTTTGTGACGGGTGTAACGCAGCCGACATTTTTCTAACAAAAAGTGACAGGTTGCTGCACCCGCACCGGGAAAGGTGACCTACTATGGGCGAGCGCCGGGTGGGAGGTCGTATCATGGCGGCCCTTGCCCTTACCACCACCATCGGCATGGAAATGGCCGTCATGGTTACCGCCGGGTTTTACGGCGGCCGGTGGCTGGATCGCCAGTTACATACCGGGCCCTGGATGATGACGGCGGGCATCCTGCTGGGGACTGCCGCGGGCATCTGGGGGGTCGTCCAGACCGTGTCACGTTTTTTCAAAGAGTGGGGGTAAAGCCCTGTGCCTTCCTTACCGCCCATTCCCGAACTGGATAACCAGTTAAAGCGCACAACCCGCATCACCGGGGCGTTGCTCGTTCTGGTGTTGCTGGCCATTGCTGCCGACCCAGGGGATTCCCTGGCGTGGGGTCTTTTTCTCGGCCTGGCCACCGGGCTGTACAATACCGTCTCCCTGGCCCTGCGGATCAAGCGCCTGGGCTCGCTGGACAGGAGCGGTGCCCGGAGCTACATGCGCCAGGGTCTGATCATGCGCCTTGCGCTGGCGGCAGTCGTGGTTTTGCTGGCCGGCCGGGTGGCAAATGTAAATGTGTACTGGCTGGGGGCTGGCCTTCTGGCCGTCCCCTGTATTACCGCCGTGGACGCGGCTGTTCACGCGGCGCGCCAGAGCCGCTCTGAGGGGAGAGTGTTTTCCAGGATAGAAGAAAAAATTTAAAAAGAAGGAGGTGATAGTTGGTGAAAAGCCTGGAACAAATCCACGAGGAATTAAACGTGTGGGGGTTCCCCCACCATCCATGGGAATTTACCCTGGGCAACACCCATATTGTCCTCAATCCAAAAACGCTGGTAATGACCTGGATCGTCATGTTGCTGGTGATCGTCTTCACCGTGTCGGCCACCCGCAACATGAATATGAAACGGCCGGGTAAACTTCAGCTGATGGTGGAGGAGATCTTCCAGTTTCTGCGGGGCCTGGTCTACGAAAATATGGACCCGAAAAAGGGCGCAGGCTTGATGTCCCTGATCTTTACACTCTTCATCTTCCTTCTTTTCAGCAACCTCTGGGGCCTGGTTCCCACCATGATGTCGCCCACCGCCGATGTGAACACCACTGCCGGTATGGCCATAATGGTCTTCTTCCTCGTCCAATTCATGGGGATCCGCTACAAAGGGGCCGGGCATTTCAAGCACTTCCTGGAACCGTTTCCCTTCTTCCTGCCACTGACCATTGTTGAAGAACTGGCGAAACCGGTAACCCTGGCCTTCCGTCTATACGGGAACATCTACGGCGGCGAGGTTCTCATTGCGGTCCTGCTGGGGCTTTTAGGCCTGAACACCTTTATCTTCGGCGGGTTCATCCCCTCGGTGGTGTGGCTGGCCTTCAGTATCTTTGTGGGATTTATTCAGGCCTTTATCTTTACCATGCTCACCATTGCCTATATTTCTCAGGTGGTTAAAGAACACGAACATTGAGGTTTTTCCCATCTCTAAATAGAGATATGCCTTGCAAAGTGGAAATTTTGGGAGAAAGGAGGGGAAAGTGATGGAAGTGGGAGCTGCTGCTGCCCTCGGTACCTCTTTAGCCGTGGGTCTGGCCGCCCTGGGTGCCGGTATCGGCGACGGTCTGGTCACCGGCCGTACCGTGGAGGCGATGGCCCGCCAACCCGAATTAAGAGGTAACCTGCTGACCACAATGTTTATCTCTGTGGGTCTGATCGAGGCCCTGCCCATCATCGCGGTGGTAATTGCCTTCATGCTGTTTGGTAAAATCGGTGGTTAACGCAGGTAACGGTGGGTAAAAGGTGGCATAGCGGGTTAAGAGATCCAAACAACCTGCTATTGCCTCCCTTTTGTCCACGGCAACGGGTAGTAAGGAAGGAGGGGAACCGGTGGAAGCGCTGGGAATTAATCATACCCTGGTGGCCCAAATTATTAACTTTGTTATTTTGCTCATATTCCTTCGTTTAGTGGTTTACAAGCCCATCGTCAATATTCTGGAACAACGCCAGCAATATATAGCCAATAACGTGGCCGCCGCCGAAGAAGAGCGGAAACAGGCCGAAGCGCTGCGCCAGCAATACCTGGCCGAGATGCAAAAAGCGAGGGAAGAAGCCCAGGCCATCATCCAGCAGGCCACCAAGGCCGGTGAGGACAAGGCCCAGGAGATTGTTGAGGCGGCCAGAGCCGAGGCGCAGCGGCTCAAGGAGAGCGCCCTTGAGGAAATTGCCCGGGAGAAGGAGAAGGCGGTTGCAGAATTGCGCGACCAGGTGGCCTCGCTGTCCATCCTGGTGGCCCAAAAGATCATCAACCAGACCATCACCCCCGAAATTCAACACGGCCTGGTCCAGGAATTCATTAAAGAAGCGGGGGATCTGCCATGTTAAAGGGGGCCGTAGCGCAGCGTTATGCCCAGGCCCTTTATGACCTGGCCGAAGCGCAAGGTCTGGTGGATCAGGTAGAGCGGGAGCTAAGGGCAGTAAATCAGGTCATAGCCGATTCCCGTGAATTCCAAAAGGTGCTCTATCATCCCCGCATTACTGAACAGGAAAAGAAAGATGTGCTGAAAAGCATTTTCTCCGGCAAAATTTCCCCTATTACCGAGAACTTTCTCTTTTTACTGGTAGACAGGCACCGGGAAGCCTTCTTAAGTGATATTGTGGCGCATTATTCCAGCCTGGCCGACCGGGCCCGCAATATCGTGAAGGCTGAAGTAACCAGTGCCATCGAACTGACTAAAGAGGAGAAGCAAAAACTGGGGGAAGTTTTGAACAAGATTGCCCGCAAGAAAGTGCAGACCGCATACAGCGTGGACCCCGCGCTAATTGGCGGGGTGGTGGTGCGCATTGGCGACCGGGTTATCGACGGCAGCCTGCGTACCCGGCTGGCAGCCTTAAGAG from the Desulfofundulus luciae genome contains:
- the wecB gene encoding non-hydrolyzing UDP-N-acetylglucosamine 2-epimerase, which produces MLKVLTVFGTRPEAIKMAPLIKELQRHPDRVLCRVAVTAQHREMLDQVLHLFRIIPDHDLDIMRPGQSLFDITRRALDGLEQVMARERPDLVLVHGDTTTTFVAALTAFYFQIPVGHVEAGLRTGDKYSPFPEEINRHLTAVVADLHFAPTATARDNLLREGVAPEKIFVTGNTVIDALLATVDPDYRFGDARLAGIDYRRRRVLLVTTHRRENLGEPMREIYLALRDIVALYPDVEVVFPVHKNPAVRGIVQEVLGELPRVHLIEPLSYQPFVNLMNRCYLVLTDSGGLQEEAPALGKPVLVLRNTTERPEAIRAGTVRLVGTTREAIFNETRRLLEDAAHYRQMAEAVNPYGDGRASRRICQAILYHFGSSDEPPEPFVTPEY
- a CDS encoding AtpZ/AtpI family protein; protein product: MAALALTTTIGMEMAVMVTAGFYGGRWLDRQLHTGPWMMTAGILLGTAAGIWGVVQTVSRFFKEWG
- a CDS encoding ATP synthase subunit I encodes the protein MPSLPPIPELDNQLKRTTRITGALLVLVLLAIAADPGDSLAWGLFLGLATGLYNTVSLALRIKRLGSLDRSGARSYMRQGLIMRLALAAVVVLLAGRVANVNVYWLGAGLLAVPCITAVDAAVHAARQSRSEGRVFSRIEEKI
- the atpB gene encoding F0F1 ATP synthase subunit A, with protein sequence MVKSLEQIHEELNVWGFPHHPWEFTLGNTHIVLNPKTLVMTWIVMLLVIVFTVSATRNMNMKRPGKLQLMVEEIFQFLRGLVYENMDPKKGAGLMSLIFTLFIFLLFSNLWGLVPTMMSPTADVNTTAGMAIMVFFLVQFMGIRYKGAGHFKHFLEPFPFFLPLTIVEELAKPVTLAFRLYGNIYGGEVLIAVLLGLLGLNTFIFGGFIPSVVWLAFSIFVGFIQAFIFTMLTIAYISQVVKEHEH
- the atpE gene encoding F0F1 ATP synthase subunit C produces the protein MEVGAAAALGTSLAVGLAALGAGIGDGLVTGRTVEAMARQPELRGNLLTTMFISVGLIEALPIIAVVIAFMLFGKIGG
- the atpF gene encoding F0F1 ATP synthase subunit B, whose product is MEALGINHTLVAQIINFVILLIFLRLVVYKPIVNILEQRQQYIANNVAAAEEERKQAEALRQQYLAEMQKAREEAQAIIQQATKAGEDKAQEIVEAARAEAQRLKESALEEIAREKEKAVAELRDQVASLSILVAQKIINQTITPEIQHGLVQEFIKEAGDLPC
- a CDS encoding F0F1 ATP synthase subunit delta; the encoded protein is MLKGAVAQRYAQALYDLAEAQGLVDQVERELRAVNQVIADSREFQKVLYHPRITEQEKKDVLKSIFSGKISPITENFLFLLVDRHREAFLSDIVAHYSSLADRARNIVKAEVTSAIELTKEEKQKLGEVLNKIARKKVQTAYSVDPALIGGVVVRIGDRVIDGSLRTRLAALREHLRQIS